One stretch of Hymenobacter chitinivorans DSM 11115 DNA includes these proteins:
- a CDS encoding cytochrome P450: protein MATSPASPASPATTAGPHLPQVPRWQSMLRSFALAKDPLPILNQTLSRFGDTVRLYIGGVQPSILTQDPGLINHILQKNHRNYSKSKFTQGFARYIGHGLLTNEGADWLRQRRLIQPGFHRQRVAGLTGLMQEIIAETIAPLRTQAAANDGTVTVPAHELMTELTFRIIARSVFSTNFSAAELNHVARLITEIQAFYVRTIRQPYLNPWFRLRVQFRYHDQLTQELRTLLGSYIARRRRENEMPEAITPPDDLLQMLLDVRYEDTGLPMTDEQVLDEALILLIAGHETSANALTWLLYLIGQHPQEAQAIRAETAAVLASRGPEQAAGLFAFEELPRLGRALYAVQEAMRLYPPAWMVDRVALADDEYQGLPIPKGTLFSLYIYGLHNAPKHWQRPTEFRPERFAPGQGPVTPGAYLPFGGGPRLCIGMQFALTEMQLVTLELLRHFDVALPAGLPAIPTQPLITLRPKGDFAVQLSLQ, encoded by the coding sequence ATGGCTACTTCCCCTGCTTCCCCTGCTTCCCCAGCTACTACCGCCGGCCCGCACCTGCCCCAGGTGCCGCGCTGGCAATCCATGCTCCGGTCCTTTGCCCTGGCCAAAGATCCGCTGCCCATTCTAAACCAGACCCTGAGCCGGTTCGGCGACACGGTGCGGCTCTATATCGGCGGGGTGCAGCCCTCCATCCTGACCCAGGACCCGGGCCTGATCAACCACATTCTGCAGAAAAACCACCGCAACTACTCCAAGTCCAAGTTCACCCAGGGTTTTGCGCGCTACATCGGCCACGGCCTGCTCACCAACGAGGGCGCCGACTGGCTGCGGCAGCGCCGCCTGATTCAGCCCGGTTTTCACCGGCAGCGGGTGGCGGGCCTCACCGGGCTGATGCAGGAAATCATTGCCGAAACCATAGCCCCGCTGCGCACGCAGGCCGCGGCCAACGACGGCACGGTAACGGTGCCCGCCCACGAACTGATGACCGAGCTGACGTTCCGCATTATTGCCCGCTCGGTGTTCAGTACCAACTTTTCGGCCGCCGAGCTCAACCACGTGGCCCGGCTCATTACCGAAATTCAGGCGTTCTACGTGCGCACCATCCGCCAGCCCTACCTCAATCCGTGGTTTCGGCTGCGGGTACAGTTCCGCTACCACGACCAGCTCACCCAGGAGCTGCGCACCCTGCTGGGCAGCTACATTGCCCGGCGGCGCCGGGAAAACGAGATGCCCGAGGCCATTACCCCGCCCGACGACCTGCTGCAGATGCTGCTCGACGTGCGCTACGAGGATACCGGCCTGCCCATGACCGACGAGCAGGTGCTCGACGAGGCCCTGATTCTGCTCATTGCCGGCCACGAAACCAGCGCCAACGCCCTGACCTGGCTGCTCTACTTAATAGGACAGCACCCGCAGGAAGCTCAGGCCATCCGGGCCGAAACTGCCGCCGTGCTGGCTTCGCGCGGGCCGGAACAGGCAGCCGGACTGTTTGCCTTTGAAGAACTTCCCCGCCTGGGCCGGGCCCTTTATGCCGTGCAGGAAGCCATGCGCCTGTATCCGCCGGCCTGGATGGTGGACCGCGTGGCCCTGGCCGACGACGAGTACCAGGGCCTGCCCATCCCCAAAGGCACGCTGTTTTCACTCTATATCTACGGGCTGCACAACGCGCCCAAGCACTGGCAGCGCCCCACCGAGTTTCGGCCTGAGCGGTTTGCCCCCGGGCAGGGACCGGTAACGCCCGGGGCGTATTTACCCTTCGGGGGCGGCCCGCGCCTGTGCATCGGCATGCAGTTCGCCCTCACCGAAATGCAGCTCGTGACCCTGGAGCTGCTGCGCCACTTCGACGTAGCACTGCCGGCCGGTTTGCCCGCCATTCCCACCCAGCCCCTGATTACGCTGCGCCCCAAGGGCGACTTCGCGGTGCAGCTTAGCCTGCAGTAG
- a CDS encoding TlpA disulfide reductase family protein, whose translation MSSPISFRAAAAGLSLALALGACQSNSKPDAARQGVPEPDASGLPAGLKPGTWRGVLTAQGQEIPFLFDVSTADNGQKPTVTLRNGEERLKLDETTTAGDSTTIRLGVFDAALVVRAVGEDGLKGTWVKYDGKEPYRVPFAAFRTPNNDNLFVGDSKMVPIYGDLVKGATFRVEFKGDDGETYPAVGLIQQDSANDHMLTGTFLTTTGDYRYLAGNIVNKKDGEHLLLSTFDGSHGFLFDGKVSKPGNINSITGDFYSGKSGHETWTAVLDGNAKLPDANTLTGMKPGQKKLAFKFPNIYEGGSISPIDPKYQGKVVVLQILGSWCPNCMDETNFLAPWYEKNKGRGVEIIGLGYERTPDQTLASQKLIKMKERMNVGYDLAVAGVASKDSASKSLPQLAGVLAFPTTIFLDKKGEVRKVHTGFSGPGTGKYYQQEIAEFNKTVDMLLKE comes from the coding sequence ATGTCCTCTCCTATTTCTTTTCGCGCTGCTGCCGCCGGCCTAAGCCTGGCGCTAGCCTTGGGTGCCTGCCAGTCCAATTCGAAGCCGGATGCGGCGCGGCAAGGGGTGCCCGAACCCGATGCCAGCGGCCTGCCCGCCGGACTCAAGCCCGGCACCTGGCGCGGGGTGCTCACGGCCCAGGGCCAGGAAATCCCGTTTTTGTTTGATGTAAGCACCGCCGACAACGGCCAGAAGCCCACCGTGACCCTGCGCAACGGCGAGGAGCGCCTCAAGCTCGACGAAACAACCACGGCCGGCGACTCGACCACCATCCGCCTGGGCGTGTTCGACGCGGCCCTGGTAGTGCGGGCCGTTGGGGAGGATGGTCTGAAAGGCACCTGGGTGAAGTACGATGGCAAAGAGCCCTACCGGGTGCCGTTTGCGGCCTTTAGAACGCCAAACAACGATAACCTGTTCGTTGGTGATTCCAAGATGGTTCCGATCTACGGCGACTTGGTGAAGGGCGCGACTTTCCGGGTGGAATTCAAAGGGGATGATGGCGAAACCTACCCCGCCGTGGGCCTTATTCAGCAAGACTCGGCTAATGACCACATGCTCACCGGCACCTTCTTGACCACTACCGGCGACTACCGTTACCTGGCCGGCAACATCGTCAACAAAAAGGATGGGGAGCACCTGCTGCTCTCGACCTTCGACGGCAGCCACGGCTTTTTGTTTGATGGCAAGGTGAGCAAGCCCGGCAACATCAACAGCATCACCGGCGACTTCTACTCCGGCAAATCGGGCCACGAAACCTGGACGGCGGTGCTGGACGGCAACGCCAAGCTGCCCGACGCCAACACCCTGACCGGCATGAAACCCGGCCAGAAAAAGCTCGCCTTCAAATTCCCTAACATCTACGAGGGCGGCAGCATCTCCCCCATCGACCCCAAGTACCAGGGCAAGGTGGTCGTGCTCCAGATTCTGGGCTCCTGGTGCCCCAACTGCATGGACGAAACCAACTTCCTGGCCCCCTGGTACGAGAAGAATAAGGGCCGCGGGGTGGAAATCATCGGCCTGGGCTACGAGCGGACACCCGACCAGACCCTGGCTTCCCAGAAGCTCATCAAGATGAAGGAGCGCATGAACGTGGGCTACGACCTGGCCGTGGCCGGCGTGGCCAGCAAGGACTCGGCCAGCAAGTCCTTGCCCCAGCTGGCGGGCGTGCTGGCCTTCCCCACCACCATTTTCCTGGACAAGAAAGGCGAAGTCCGCAAGGTGCACACCGGCTTCTCGGGCCCCGGCACCGGCAAGTATTACCAGCAGGAAATTGCCGAGTTCAACAAGACCGTGGACATGCTGCTGAAAGAGTAG